From the bacterium genome, the window GGCGATTTAAACCGCGCCACCGGTGACTGGGCCTGTATTCCCGGCGGCGGCTCGAACGCCGCCGCGGGCCAGTTCGCCTTCGCCGCGGGACGTCAGGCCAAAGCCAATCACAGCGGCGCCTATGTCTGGTCCGACAACAACCCCTTCGACTTCGTCTCGCTGGCCAATAACAGTTTCTCGGCGCGCTGCCTCGGCGGCGCGCGCTTCGTGACCGCCATCAGCGCCGGCGGTGCCCCCACACAGGGCGTGACGCTTGCCGCCGGCGGCGGATCGTGGGCGAGTATCTGCGACAGCGCCGTCAAGGAGAACATCCGCGACGTCGACGGCGCCGAAATCCTCCGCCAACTCGCCGCCCTGCGCATCGCCGAGTGGAATTACATCGCCCAGGATGACAGCGTCCGCCACCTCGGACCCATGGCGCAGGACTTCCGACGCGCCTTCGGACTTGGTGAGGACGATCGCCACATCACCCAGGTCGACGCCGATGGCGTCGCGCTGGCCGCCATTCAGGAACTCATCCGCCGCATCGAATCGCTGGAAGGCGAGCTGGCGCGGCTACGCGCACGGAATGGCGATTGATGAATTCGGAGTGTTTGCTTGCTCATATCAGGGCGGATTGATAGGAGGTCCCGATGCGATTCACCATCCGATTGACACCCATTGCGCTCTTGCTGTTGCCGTTACTGGCGCATGCCGCCGTGCCCGCCAGCATCACCGTGCAGGGCAAACTGACCGATCTGTCCGGCAGTCCGCTGCCGGCCGGATCGAAGAACTTCACCTTCAAGGTTTTCGATGCCCCCACGCTCGGCAACGAAATCTGGCCCAACGGGGCCGGGGAGAATCAGACGCTGACCAGCGACGCCGCCGGTCTCTGGATCGGACTGCTCGGCGCGGCGGTCCCGCTGACCGATGCGGTCTTCAGCGACACGGTTCGCTGGCTGGAGATCACGGTCGATGGCACGACGCTGCCGCGGGTGCGACTGGTAACGGGCCCATACGCGCATCGTGTATCAACGGTTGATGGCGCCACTGGCGGCACGATCACCACGCAATTGGCCATCGGCCCCGGGCACACCAACACCGGCCAGCAGGGATTCTGCGCCGGCGCCGACAATTTCGCGCGCGGCGCTTACTCGTCGGCAACCGGCGGCAAAGACAATATCGCCTTTTCCGACTCCGCGCATGTCGGTGGAGGAGGCGGCAACACGGCGTACGGTCTGCGCGCGACCGTCGGCGGCGGCGCCAACAATGAGACCGGCAGCGACCGGGCCACCGTGGCTGGCGGGCGCGGTAACAAAGCGCTTGGCCTCTCGTCGAC encodes:
- a CDS encoding tail fiber domain-containing protein, with translation GDLNRATGDWACIPGGGSNAAAGQFAFAAGRQAKANHSGAYVWSDNNPFDFVSLANNSFSARCLGGARFVTAISAGGAPTQGVTLAAGGGSWASICDSAVKENIRDVDGAEILRQLAALRIAEWNYIAQDDSVRHLGPMAQDFRRAFGLGEDDRHITQVDADGVALAAIQELIRRIESLEGELARLRARNGD